Proteins from a genomic interval of Arthrobacter sp. CAN_C5:
- a CDS encoding amylosucrase: MDEIVAQDARQHVLAALAAQPTWMADDDGATFLRRFDEHFPELCRLFQSLYGWQNDWLDQLTQLVLEGADSWRERPTDLKAIDAAKETNPGWFLSNSMLGGVCYVDRYAENLDGVRAKIPYFKELGLTYLHLMPLFLAPEPHSDGGYAVSSYREVNPALGSMEQLRVLAAELRANGISLVVDFIFNHTSNEHEWARKAAAGDPEYSDYYWIFPDRTMPDAFEQHVREIFPDDHPGSFVPTPDGRWVWATFHSFQWDLNYSNPAVFRAMAREMLFLANQGIDILRMDAVAFIWKQLGTTSENLPEAHTLLRAFNALCRLAAPSLLFKSEAIVHPDEVARYIDPAECQLSYNPLQMALIWEALATRDASLLSQALERRHAIPENTAWVNYVRSHDDIGWTFADEDAAELGINGFDHRKFLNSFYVNRFPGSFARGVPFQDNPRTGDCRISGTTASLCGVDHDEAAAVERILLAHSIVFSTGGIPLLYLGDEVAQVNDDEYMFEDGHAADSRWVHRPRFPEDRYARRHDSSTGEGAVFAGLRRMIEVRAATAEFAGTRLVDFATGNRSVLGYQRPGADSSILVLANFSDQPQTVGALTLSGFAPDVVNLLTRGTLRMDGGITLEPRNYLWLRV; encoded by the coding sequence ATGGACGAGATCGTCGCCCAGGATGCGCGGCAGCATGTGCTCGCGGCACTTGCCGCCCAGCCAACGTGGATGGCGGACGACGACGGCGCCACGTTCCTGCGCCGGTTCGACGAACACTTCCCCGAGCTGTGCCGGTTGTTCCAATCGCTCTACGGATGGCAGAACGACTGGCTGGACCAGCTCACCCAGCTGGTCCTCGAAGGCGCTGATTCGTGGCGGGAGCGTCCCACGGATCTGAAAGCTATCGACGCTGCCAAGGAAACGAACCCCGGATGGTTCCTTTCCAACTCGATGCTCGGCGGTGTCTGCTACGTCGACCGGTACGCGGAGAACCTCGACGGCGTCCGCGCGAAAATCCCCTACTTCAAGGAGCTGGGGCTCACCTACCTGCACCTGATGCCGCTGTTCCTCGCACCGGAGCCGCACTCCGACGGCGGGTACGCCGTCTCCAGCTACCGCGAGGTGAACCCGGCGCTCGGCTCGATGGAACAGCTCCGCGTACTCGCCGCTGAACTGCGCGCGAACGGCATCTCCCTGGTAGTGGACTTCATCTTCAACCACACGTCCAACGAGCACGAGTGGGCGCGCAAGGCGGCCGCCGGGGACCCCGAGTACAGCGACTACTACTGGATCTTCCCGGACCGCACCATGCCGGATGCCTTCGAGCAGCATGTCCGGGAAATCTTCCCGGACGACCATCCCGGATCCTTCGTCCCCACTCCCGACGGCCGGTGGGTGTGGGCGACGTTCCACAGCTTCCAGTGGGACCTGAACTACTCCAACCCGGCGGTCTTCAGGGCAATGGCCCGGGAGATGCTGTTCCTCGCCAACCAGGGCATCGACATCCTGCGGATGGACGCCGTTGCCTTCATCTGGAAGCAACTGGGCACCACCAGCGAGAACCTCCCGGAAGCGCACACGCTCCTGCGGGCCTTCAACGCCCTCTGCCGGCTGGCCGCGCCGTCGCTGCTGTTCAAGTCCGAGGCCATCGTGCACCCGGACGAAGTGGCACGCTACATCGACCCCGCGGAATGCCAGCTCTCCTACAATCCGCTGCAGATGGCGCTGATCTGGGAGGCCCTCGCCACCCGCGACGCGTCACTTCTCAGTCAGGCGCTGGAACGGCGGCATGCCATCCCGGAGAACACCGCCTGGGTGAACTACGTGCGCAGCCATGACGACATCGGCTGGACCTTCGCCGACGAGGACGCCGCTGAGCTGGGCATCAACGGTTTCGATCACCGCAAGTTCCTGAACTCCTTCTACGTCAACCGGTTCCCCGGCAGCTTCGCCCGTGGGGTGCCGTTTCAGGACAACCCCCGCACCGGGGACTGCAGGATATCCGGGACGACGGCGTCGCTGTGCGGGGTGGACCACGACGAGGCGGCCGCCGTCGAGCGCATCCTGCTGGCCCACTCGATTGTCTTCAGCACCGGGGGCATTCCCCTGCTGTACCTCGGTGATGAGGTGGCCCAGGTCAACGACGACGAGTACATGTTCGAGGACGGCCACGCCGCCGACAGCCGCTGGGTGCACCGCCCCCGCTTCCCGGAAGACCGCTACGCCCGCCGTCACGACTCCAGTACCGGCGAGGGCGCGGTGTTCGCCGGTTTGCGCCGCATGATCGAGGTCCGTGCTGCCACCGCTGAGTTCGCCGGCACCCGGTTGGTCGACTTCGCCACTGGCAACCGCAGCGTGCTGGGCTACCAGCGGCCCGGCGCGGACTCATCGATCCTGGTGCTGGCGAACTTCAGCGACCAGCCACAAACGGTGGGCGCGCTGACGCTGAGCGGATTCGCGCCCGACGTCGTCAATCTGCTGACCAGGGGGACGCTGCGGATGGACGGTGGGATCACGCTCGAACCCCGCAACTACCTGTGGCTCCGGGTGTAG
- a CDS encoding putative transporter small subunit: METILLTVYVLIWPIIVAGVLWTVCRGFLKDWAESRKAGRSII, translated from the coding sequence ATGGAAACCATCCTTCTCACCGTCTATGTGCTCATCTGGCCGATCATCGTCGCGGGGGTCCTCTGGACCGTGTGCCGCGGCTTCCTGAAGGACTGGGCCGAGTCCCGGAAGGCCGGGCGCAGCATCATCTAG
- a CDS encoding sodium:solute symporter family protein translates to MTVPNDADLYQLSGWIVILLVVLVYGGTLLVSAYIGKKKENADGYMTAGNKVGFGISAASMTATWIWASSMYASATAGYTYGISGPIHYGLWGALMILFIYPFGKRIRAVAPKAHTLAEVMHARHGRSSQLMLAGSNIVGSVISLTSNFIAGGALVALLSPFSFGQGVLAVAVGVLMYTLWSGFRASVLTDFAQVVAMLGAVAVIIPVVFFAAGGPAMFDQGASNLTPQQSNFFSSDAFLNQGAPYIAAVLAYAIGNQTIAQRLFAVREDLIKKTFVTATVGYGATVIGIGMVGVMALYLGVSPVAGDVNNLIPQMASTYLGPVLLCLFFVMILGALSSTADSDLSALSSIMMADVYGKNIAKKANPKTMLLVGRITMIVATAAALVFASQQMDILDLLVFVGALWGALVFPVIASFYWDKVTNRAFTTSVIVALAVFIPVRFSWFSMDGVTGIFFDILSAAGIGIVLGLMVFGFFGLKPAKIVGALAAVASAPFVIGFLHDYTVLTGSLVAYAVSTIVCYLMSVRSKQNFDFALIKQRIGDYDPVADDATAHPDDDLDGVTLSARQ, encoded by the coding sequence ATGACAGTGCCTAACGATGCTGATTTGTATCAACTGAGTGGCTGGATAGTGATTCTGCTCGTGGTCCTGGTTTATGGTGGCACCCTGCTGGTGTCCGCCTACATCGGAAAGAAGAAGGAGAACGCCGACGGCTACATGACGGCCGGCAACAAGGTGGGCTTCGGAATCTCTGCGGCAAGCATGACCGCCACCTGGATTTGGGCGTCGTCCATGTACGCGTCCGCCACCGCCGGGTACACCTACGGCATCTCGGGCCCCATCCACTACGGCCTCTGGGGTGCCCTGATGATTCTCTTCATCTACCCCTTCGGCAAGCGCATCCGCGCGGTTGCACCGAAAGCCCACACCCTGGCCGAGGTGATGCACGCCCGCCACGGCCGGTCCAGTCAGTTGATGCTCGCCGGGTCCAACATCGTCGGAAGCGTCATCAGCCTGACCTCCAACTTCATCGCCGGTGGCGCCCTGGTGGCGCTGCTCTCCCCGTTCAGTTTCGGGCAGGGAGTCCTCGCCGTCGCCGTCGGCGTCCTGATGTACACCCTGTGGTCGGGTTTCAGGGCCTCCGTCCTGACCGACTTCGCCCAGGTGGTCGCCATGCTCGGCGCCGTCGCCGTCATCATTCCGGTGGTGTTCTTTGCCGCCGGGGGTCCGGCCATGTTTGATCAGGGCGCAAGCAACCTGACCCCGCAACAGTCCAACTTCTTCTCCAGCGATGCCTTCCTGAACCAGGGCGCACCCTACATCGCCGCCGTGCTGGCGTACGCCATCGGCAACCAGACCATCGCGCAGCGGCTGTTCGCCGTCCGTGAGGACCTGATCAAGAAGACTTTCGTCACCGCGACGGTCGGCTACGGCGCCACCGTGATCGGTATTGGCATGGTCGGCGTCATGGCCCTGTACCTGGGCGTCAGCCCGGTTGCCGGCGACGTCAACAACTTGATCCCGCAGATGGCCTCGACCTACCTCGGTCCCGTCCTGCTGTGCCTGTTCTTCGTCATGATCCTCGGCGCGCTCTCGTCCACCGCCGATTCGGACCTGTCGGCGCTGTCCTCCATCATGATGGCCGACGTCTACGGGAAGAACATCGCCAAGAAGGCCAACCCCAAGACCATGCTGCTGGTCGGACGGATCACCATGATCGTCGCCACCGCTGCGGCACTGGTCTTCGCCAGCCAACAGATGGACATCCTGGATCTGCTGGTCTTCGTGGGTGCACTGTGGGGTGCCCTGGTCTTCCCGGTCATTGCCAGCTTCTACTGGGACAAGGTGACCAATAGGGCGTTTACGACGTCGGTGATCGTCGCGCTCGCCGTTTTCATCCCGGTCCGCTTCTCCTGGTTCTCGATGGACGGGGTCACTGGCATCTTCTTCGACATTCTCTCGGCCGCCGGGATCGGCATTGTGCTCGGCCTGATGGTGTTCGGTTTCTTCGGGCTGAAACCGGCGAAGATTGTCGGCGCCCTCGCGGCGGTCGCCTCGGCCCCGTTCGTCATCGGCTTCCTGCACGACTACACGGTCCTCACCGGGTCCCTGGTGGCCTACGCGGTGAGCACCATCGTCTGCTACCTGATGTCCGTCAGGAGCAAGCAGAACTTCGACTTCGCGCTGATCAAACAGCGCATTGGCGACTACGACCCCGTGGCCGACGACGCCACCGCCCACCCGGACGACGACCTGGACGGCGTCACGCTGTCCGCCCGACAGTAG
- a CDS encoding GNAT family N-acetyltransferase, with product MIRIELDTPARDDVARLLDEHLTDMLATSPADSVHALDHTALSGPDIRFWTARDGPALLGCAALQTFPPNAGEIKSMRTATAARGRGVASFLLTHLVDAARQARLDGIYLETGTQEYFAPARRLYQRHGFTECPPYADYRPDPNSVFMHRALPAFP from the coding sequence ATGATCCGGATTGAGCTCGATACCCCAGCGCGCGACGACGTCGCGCGGCTTCTGGATGAGCACCTCACCGATATGTTGGCCACCTCGCCCGCCGACAGTGTTCACGCACTCGACCACACAGCGCTCTCCGGTCCGGACATCAGGTTCTGGACCGCCCGGGACGGACCAGCCCTGCTGGGCTGCGCCGCCCTCCAGACGTTTCCGCCCAACGCCGGCGAGATCAAGTCCATGCGCACTGCCACCGCCGCACGAGGCCGCGGCGTCGCCTCATTTCTGCTCACCCACCTTGTCGACGCCGCCCGCCAGGCCCGACTCGATGGAATCTATCTGGAGACCGGAACCCAGGAGTATTTCGCTCCTGCCCGCCGGCTGTATCAGCGCCACGGCTTCACCGAATGCCCACCGTATGCGGACTACCGACCGGACCCGAACAGCGTTTTCATGCACCGCGCCCTGCCCGCCTTCCCCTAG
- a CDS encoding SDR family NAD(P)-dependent oxidoreductase produces the protein MTTIAIIGAGAGLGAAVARKFGAEGYSVGLISRNQGRLDALADDLAKDGVHANGFVADVRDPDSIAKALEQVTETLGPIEVLQYSPLPQKDFMRPVLETTPADLVGPIEFSIYGPVAAVHQVVPGMRFLGENRGTILFVNGGSAVKPGRGVTGTSVAFAGQAAYAQLLNEVLGEEGIQVSQLIIGGRIEAGDPEKDPAVLADILWDLHTKRDRFRHQVSED, from the coding sequence ATGACAACTATTGCAATTATCGGAGCAGGAGCAGGTCTCGGAGCCGCCGTCGCGCGCAAGTTTGGCGCTGAAGGCTACTCGGTGGGCCTCATCTCACGGAACCAGGGTCGCCTCGACGCCCTGGCTGACGATCTCGCCAAGGACGGGGTGCACGCGAACGGATTCGTCGCCGACGTGCGTGATCCGGACTCTATTGCCAAGGCGCTTGAGCAGGTGACCGAAACCCTCGGCCCCATCGAGGTCCTCCAGTACAGCCCGCTGCCGCAGAAGGACTTCATGCGCCCGGTGTTGGAGACCACTCCGGCAGACCTGGTGGGACCTATCGAGTTCTCCATCTATGGCCCGGTTGCCGCCGTCCACCAGGTGGTGCCCGGCATGCGCTTCCTCGGCGAGAACCGGGGCACCATTCTCTTCGTCAACGGCGGTTCGGCGGTCAAACCGGGCCGCGGGGTCACCGGAACCTCGGTCGCCTTCGCCGGCCAGGCAGCCTACGCCCAGCTCCTCAATGAGGTACTCGGCGAGGAGGGCATCCAGGTGTCGCAGCTGATCATCGGCGGGCGCATCGAAGCCGGCGACCCGGAGAAGGATCCCGCCGTCCTCGCGGACATCCTGTGGGACCTGCACACCAAGCGTGACCGCTTCCGTCACCAGGTCAGCGAAGACTAG
- a CDS encoding LssY C-terminal domain-containing protein codes for MKGSPLDTALFVFSGLTAIWLAALLFQESFQLNHWWFSIIFWAVLAYLVLPRLHRILSRIYLPDYFIGRGRTSDGLLGDPINVTLLGSDAAVHTAMLRAGWTRADEIDATSTRRIIVSTVTRRSYDEAPVSPLFVFGRQQDFAYQQEVNGSPGKRHHIRFWRCPPEWVLPGGTDVDWLAAGTYDKSVGFSLFSLFTLQITHKIETDIDEERDYVIDSLTSSEPGATVRILRNFSTGYHSRNGGGDNIQTDGHLPVIDLRPVDVGSPPAALAPADSRDRRPAPTTFGASLVFLRGLTALMLAVSLWTGDLTVVAGQEVDEYVSVVAGVVGAFALVEVLLAWLLLRGSNRVRIAAMLLSVAAIIAAAADVVNGGPGITLSTNLIGLGLDILLIIALTSQRSRTFAHRRSRSRRRNRRLRTTTEGIPQSTDHLHEV; via the coding sequence GTGAAAGGCAGCCCCCTCGACACAGCACTGTTCGTCTTCAGCGGCCTGACCGCTATCTGGTTGGCTGCGCTCCTGTTTCAGGAGAGCTTCCAGTTGAACCACTGGTGGTTCAGCATCATCTTCTGGGCGGTGCTCGCCTATCTGGTGCTCCCCCGGCTGCACCGGATCCTGAGCCGGATCTACCTGCCCGACTACTTCATCGGCAGGGGACGCACCAGCGATGGACTGCTGGGCGATCCCATCAATGTGACCCTGCTCGGTTCCGATGCCGCCGTGCACACCGCAATGCTCAGAGCCGGTTGGACCCGCGCCGATGAGATCGACGCCACCAGCACCCGGCGCATCATCGTTTCCACAGTCACCCGCCGGAGCTACGACGAAGCGCCGGTCAGCCCCCTGTTCGTCTTTGGGCGGCAGCAGGATTTCGCCTACCAGCAGGAGGTGAATGGCAGCCCTGGGAAACGGCACCACATCCGGTTCTGGCGCTGCCCTCCTGAGTGGGTCCTCCCGGGCGGCACCGACGTGGACTGGCTGGCGGCCGGCACCTACGACAAATCGGTGGGGTTCTCCCTCTTCTCCCTCTTCACCCTCCAAATCACGCACAAGATCGAAACCGACATCGATGAGGAACGCGATTACGTCATCGACTCCCTCACCTCCTCCGAGCCGGGCGCGACGGTGCGGATCCTGCGGAACTTTTCCACGGGATACCACTCCCGCAACGGGGGCGGTGACAACATCCAGACCGATGGACACTTGCCGGTCATCGACCTGCGTCCCGTCGACGTGGGCTCCCCACCCGCGGCCCTGGCCCCCGCCGACAGTCGGGACCGTCGCCCTGCGCCCACCACCTTCGGCGCCTCCCTGGTGTTTCTGCGTGGACTGACGGCACTCATGCTTGCGGTCTCGCTTTGGACCGGAGACCTGACAGTCGTGGCGGGGCAGGAGGTCGACGAATACGTTTCGGTGGTCGCCGGCGTCGTCGGTGCCTTCGCGCTGGTTGAGGTTCTTCTGGCGTGGCTGTTGCTGCGCGGAAGCAACCGGGTGCGGATCGCGGCCATGCTGCTGAGCGTGGCAGCAATCATCGCTGCGGCGGCCGACGTCGTCAACGGCGGACCGGGGATCACCCTCAGCACCAACCTGATCGGGTTGGGCCTGGACATTCTCCTGATCATTGCCCTGACCAGCCAGCGTTCCCGTACCTTTGCGCATCGGCGCAGCAGGAGCCGTCGCAGGAATCGGCGCCTCCGGACTACGACCGAGGGAATACCTCAGTCCACTGATCACTTGCACGAAGTATGA
- a CDS encoding Fur family transcriptional regulator — translation MATGTEPQTHPEELKSSIRASGLKVTAPRVAVLEVLQHAPHSSAEQVFAEVRKTLSGTSAQAIYGILASFTGAGLVRRFDPPNSPALFECRVGDNHHHLSCVGCGMIQDVDCVIGEAPCLTPSDDSGFTIYSAEVTFNGLCRSCQTNGQPKTG, via the coding sequence ATGGCCACCGGCACTGAACCACAGACTCACCCCGAGGAGCTCAAGAGCTCCATCAGGGCCTCGGGCCTGAAGGTGACGGCCCCTCGCGTCGCCGTGCTGGAGGTCCTCCAACACGCACCGCATTCAAGCGCGGAACAGGTGTTTGCCGAGGTACGAAAAACCCTGAGCGGAACCTCCGCCCAGGCAATCTACGGAATTCTGGCGTCGTTCACCGGCGCCGGATTGGTGCGGCGCTTCGATCCACCCAACTCACCGGCCCTGTTCGAGTGCAGGGTGGGCGACAATCACCACCACCTTTCGTGTGTTGGTTGCGGGATGATCCAGGACGTCGACTGCGTCATCGGGGAGGCACCCTGCCTCACCCCGTCGGACGACTCGGGCTTCACCATCTATTCGGCTGAAGTCACCTTCAATGGTCTATGCCGTTCCTGCCAGACCAACGGGCAGCCGAAAACCGGCTAG
- a CDS encoding MOSC domain-containing protein, with product MSETYRYDVEVLHLLVSPTHAYFGRARDGAADVPTVDAERAEVVAGKGIVGDRFFGKAAHMDAAVTLMAVEALEGIASLLGAASFDPLLTRRNVIVRGAQLHPLLGHEFELHSQGDAVRLLAGRPAHPCVWMDRMLAPGAHAAMRGRGGVRCQPVSDGVLHRGPAVLISPVPLQAALAGEATLRRPSRLP from the coding sequence ATGAGTGAAACCTACCGGTACGACGTCGAGGTGCTGCACCTGCTCGTCTCCCCAACACACGCCTACTTCGGCCGTGCCCGCGACGGCGCCGCCGATGTGCCCACGGTCGACGCCGAACGGGCCGAGGTGGTTGCCGGCAAGGGGATTGTGGGGGACCGGTTCTTTGGGAAGGCCGCGCACATGGACGCCGCCGTGACACTGATGGCCGTGGAGGCGCTCGAGGGCATTGCCTCGCTCCTGGGCGCCGCATCGTTTGATCCCCTGCTGACCCGGCGAAACGTCATCGTGAGGGGCGCCCAGCTGCACCCACTGCTCGGTCACGAGTTCGAACTGCACTCACAGGGCGATGCGGTGCGGCTGCTGGCCGGTCGGCCAGCCCATCCCTGCGTCTGGATGGACCGGATGCTCGCCCCCGGAGCCCACGCGGCGATGCGGGGGCGCGGTGGCGTGCGCTGCCAACCGGTCTCCGACGGGGTGCTGCACCGCGGTCCGGCCGTGCTGATCAGCCCGGTCCCGCTCCAGGCGGCGCTCGCCGGGGAGGCCACGCTCCGCCGCCCCTCCCGGCTGCCCTGA
- a CDS encoding NAD(P)-dependent alcohol dehydrogenase codes for MPTTVNAYAAPSASEDLIATTIERRDVGPDDVMIDIKFAGICHSDIHTVRGDWGPQSYPLAPGHEIAGIVTEVGSNVTKHSVGDRVGVGCMVNSCGECKNCEAGEEQYCLKGNTGTYGAEDRDGSITQGGYSTHVVVTEDFVVRIPEGIELDVAAPLLCAGITTFSPLKHWGAGPGKKVAVVGLGGLGHMAVKLAAAMGAEVTVLSQSLKKQEDGMRLGAKHYYATSDENTFSDLAGSFDLIINTVSATIPISDYLGLLSLDGALVNVGAPAEPLPVNAFALIGGRRSFAGSMIGGIRETQEMLDFCAEHHLGSEIEVISADKINEAYERVLASDVRYRFVIDTATLN; via the coding sequence ATGCCTACGACCGTCAACGCTTACGCTGCGCCTTCGGCCTCCGAAGACCTTATTGCCACCACCATCGAGCGCCGCGACGTCGGCCCCGATGACGTGATGATCGACATCAAGTTCGCCGGAATCTGCCATTCCGACATCCACACCGTCCGCGGCGACTGGGGACCACAGTCCTACCCGCTGGCGCCCGGCCACGAAATTGCCGGCATCGTCACCGAAGTTGGGTCCAACGTGACCAAGCACTCGGTCGGCGACCGCGTGGGCGTCGGCTGCATGGTCAACTCCTGCGGCGAGTGCAAGAACTGCGAGGCTGGCGAAGAGCAGTATTGCCTCAAGGGCAACACCGGCACCTATGGCGCCGAGGACCGCGACGGGTCCATCACCCAGGGTGGCTACTCCACCCACGTTGTCGTCACCGAGGACTTTGTCGTCCGGATCCCCGAGGGCATCGAGCTCGACGTCGCCGCGCCGCTGCTCTGCGCGGGCATCACCACGTTCTCGCCACTGAAGCACTGGGGCGCCGGACCCGGCAAGAAGGTCGCCGTCGTCGGGCTGGGCGGACTCGGCCACATGGCCGTGAAGCTGGCTGCCGCGATGGGCGCCGAGGTCACCGTCCTGTCGCAGTCGCTGAAGAAGCAGGAAGATGGAATGCGTCTGGGCGCCAAGCACTACTACGCGACCAGCGATGAGAACACCTTCTCCGACCTCGCCGGCTCGTTCGACCTGATTATCAACACCGTCAGCGCCACCATCCCGATCAGCGACTACCTGGGTCTGCTCTCCCTGGACGGTGCCCTAGTCAACGTTGGCGCACCGGCCGAGCCGCTGCCCGTCAACGCCTTCGCGCTGATCGGTGGACGCCGTTCCTTCGCCGGCTCCATGATCGGTGGCATCCGCGAAACCCAGGAAATGCTGGACTTCTGCGCGGAGCACCACCTGGGCTCCGAGATCGAGGTCATCTCCGCCGACAAGATCAACGAGGCTTACGAGCGCGTCCTCGCCTCGGACGTCCGCTACCGCTTCGTCATCGACACAGCAACACTGAACTAA
- a CDS encoding HhH-GPD-type base excision DNA repair protein, translated as MTAHLNITDDPAADQLLSEEPLALLIGMLLDQQVAMETAFVGPAKIKDRLGAFDAATIAHKDPDEFVELCRTPPAVHRYPGNMAGRIQTLCATLLDEWDGDASQIWTRDNPNGAEVYKRLKALPGFGEQKARIFLALLGKQYGYDGDGWRESAGAYGEEGSFRSVADIVDPESLTKVRETKRAAKAAAKAKG; from the coding sequence ATGACTGCGCACCTGAACATCACCGACGATCCCGCCGCCGATCAGCTCCTCTCGGAGGAGCCACTCGCCCTGTTGATCGGGATGCTGCTGGACCAGCAGGTAGCCATGGAGACGGCGTTCGTTGGTCCCGCGAAGATCAAGGACCGGCTGGGCGCGTTTGACGCAGCGACCATCGCCCACAAGGATCCCGACGAGTTCGTTGAGCTCTGCCGCACCCCTCCCGCCGTCCACCGGTACCCGGGAAACATGGCGGGACGCATCCAGACCCTCTGCGCCACGCTCCTGGATGAGTGGGATGGCGACGCGTCCCAGATCTGGACCCGCGACAACCCCAACGGCGCCGAGGTCTACAAGCGGCTCAAGGCCCTGCCGGGATTTGGGGAACAGAAAGCGAGGATTTTCCTGGCACTGTTGGGCAAGCAGTACGGGTACGACGGCGACGGCTGGCGTGAGAGCGCCGGCGCCTATGGCGAGGAGGGCAGCTTCCGCTCAGTTGCCGACATTGTGGATCCTGAGTCGCTGACCAAGGTGCGCGAAACCAAGCGTGCGGCGAAGGCTGCCGCGAAGGCGAAGGGCTGA
- a CDS encoding nitrilase-related carbon-nitrogen hydrolase: protein MVRIGVWQATGTVASTQQNLARLDRMAARAAREEIDVVVTPELFATGYAPAKIHGLDGGEVRESLAAAARRHGIAIVGSSVDEADGLRYISASFFDPDGVEMSRYRKSHLFGAEEKSVFVPGSEPADVFGYAGLHLALGICYDIEFPEFARAATVRGADALLIPTAVPRTGDVDGFPSQRTYNAERISTIMVPCRALENGIYIAYANHTPPDFTGLSCIVGPHGNVLAQADQSEELLVAEISQDEVQRARRINTYLPDLGYDVPTSAEA from the coding sequence GTGGTTCGGATCGGCGTCTGGCAGGCTACTGGAACGGTAGCCAGTACCCAACAGAATCTGGCGCGGTTGGACCGGATGGCGGCGCGAGCGGCCCGGGAGGAAATCGACGTCGTCGTTACCCCCGAGCTGTTCGCCACCGGTTATGCCCCGGCGAAAATTCATGGCCTGGATGGCGGTGAGGTCCGCGAGAGTCTCGCCGCCGCTGCCCGGCGCCACGGGATAGCTATTGTCGGCTCCAGCGTTGATGAAGCGGACGGCCTGCGGTACATCAGCGCATCCTTCTTCGACCCGGATGGCGTGGAGATGTCGCGCTACCGGAAATCACATCTATTCGGGGCGGAAGAGAAGTCGGTCTTCGTGCCGGGATCCGAGCCAGCCGACGTGTTCGGATACGCTGGCCTTCACCTGGCCCTGGGCATCTGTTATGACATTGAATTCCCGGAGTTTGCCCGGGCGGCCACGGTGCGCGGCGCCGACGCACTCCTGATTCCCACTGCGGTGCCGCGCACGGGCGACGTTGACGGGTTCCCCTCCCAGCGAACGTACAACGCCGAGCGAATCTCAACCATCATGGTCCCGTGTCGGGCACTGGAGAACGGCATTTACATTGCCTACGCCAACCACACTCCGCCGGATTTCACCGGCCTCAGCTGCATTGTTGGACCCCACGGAAACGTCCTTGCGCAGGCGGATCAATCCGAGGAACTCCTCGTCGCGGAGATCAGTCAGGACGAAGTGCAGCGAGCCCGCCGCATCAACACCTACCTGCCCGACCTGGGCTATGACGTTCCCACCTCCGCCGAAGCGTGA